The following are encoded in a window of Xyrauchen texanus isolate HMW12.3.18 chromosome 42, RBS_HiC_50CHRs, whole genome shotgun sequence genomic DNA:
- the LOC127634719 gene encoding p21-activated protein kinase-interacting protein 1-like yields the protein MGDHVELVAGCYEQIVFGYRRVCKGEDEWTLVPNFTHHAHTASLTAVASNNQFIATGSKDETIQLYDMSMKTEHGALLHHDGTILCLEFCRSSHLLSGGEDGLICVWNTKKWECLKSIKAHKGHVTSLSVHPSGKLALSVGSDLATPSMLGQVNTTARLSCLSVWIPGEENETPAKLSATSKTVAESPMPANAKRVRITGEEVIIQEESSATKQGKKKKKT from the exons ATGGGCGATCATGTTGAGTTGGTCGCTGGCTGTTATGAGCAGATAGTTTTTGGTTATCGACGTGTATGCAAAGGTGAAgat GAGTGGACACTTGTGCCCAACTTTACACACCATGCACACACAGCATCACTCACTGCGGTTGCATCCAATAATCAATTCATCGCCACTGGAAGCAAAGATGAAACCATTCAGTTATATGACATGAGCATGAAAACTGAGCATGGAGCCTTGTTGCACCATGATG GTACCATCTTGTGTCTGGAGTTCTGCAGGTCGTCACATTTACTCAGCGGAGGAGAAGATGGTCTTATCTGTGTGTGGAACACCAAAAAATGGGAATGTCTAAAGTCCATCAAAGCTCATAA GGGTCATGTTACATCACTGTCTGTACACCCGTCTGGGAAACTGGCACTCTCTGTCGGATCG GATTTGGCCACCCCTTCCATGCTTGGCCAGGTGAACACCACTGCCAGACTGTCCTGTCTATCTGTTTGGATACCTGGGGAAGAGAATGAGACCCCTGCCAAACTGTCTGCAACCTCTAAGA CTGTTGCGGAGTCCCCTATGCCAGCCAATGCTAAAAGGGTGAGGATCACAGGTGAGGAGGTGATTATACAGGAGGAAAGCAGCGCCACGAaacaaggaaaaaagaaaaaaaagacataa
- the LOC127634715 gene encoding N-acetyltransferase ESCO1-like isoform X1, with product MPGQKRRMSSSEPEIKKTRMDENIVASDKPGQIPQKKRGRPPKSKGLETLQSREENSKCVRRSSRLKMTQKKGARGRRRKALGASDAGQPNDRCSNVFKKLGDKPCQNLAVLKKGTKKYAPRVKKDKPSVSETIKTVTAAFFPVQIEHNYGRFLDSQSKEITLPQPEKNHVANIVDLQTELPNSCPRASKGSVEEHKELPTDPIEKITVSLDAKVDVMAKSPPPLEALFKVIQETSITKHAFTSKDISDLDELEVVNTCSLQENVQSTEISDVAKVFLLDSEIFLDDDNEIEHCVVEIETNEDLESDSIKDQLSATNVKDETLNKETTETVIGKEITSSPQKNVTDSSEGLPKKQAMNPQARTKARIAALAEERAAAAKRPPPRQLNLLALCEEIADDIASDAPAGSDEKEGEQEKEVSEPMEGSETESETKEVMSPTVSEKTETPEPQPNDGTPKKRFFLSQVSLPIKSQEKKLTRYQRLRQVEIQRDKLTWTCVKKLKSDQVSQASSLKEPETVSHSPSQAATPAQPPVPESVPKVGSNEPRRALPAQAPPMPNGLTSPKPRPVVEYKTYTPRRKYSPDDFELDGLEEEKTKPAVPKNEVKPEQSSSSAKVQLKPSVQKKPCAPTTADTKPKPSPQQELAQKTQTENNNSSENSGVEYVAEQQKEVKNGSKPEIAAAQTSNDAGQKAFGAVMCNVCGMLYSPTSPEDESQHLLFHNQFISAVKYVGWKKERILGEYPDGKIILVLPDDPKYALKKVEEIREMVDNDLGFQQVETKVPSQSKTFLFISNDKKVAGCLIAEHIQEGYRVIEESVSEGSEGEKVMFERQRAWCCSTVSEPALCGISRIWVFSMMRRRGIASRMIECLRNNFIYGSHLSKDEIAFSDPTPDGKLFATHYCGTSKFLVYNFVSGNRST from the exons ATGCCAGGTCAGAAAAGGAGGATGTCATCTTCTGAACCTGAAATTAAGAAGACAAGGATGGATGAAAACATTGTGGCATCAGATAAACCTGGTCAGATACCTCAGAAGAAGAGGGGAAGACCTCCTAAGAGCAAAGGTTTGGAAACGTTGCAATCGAGGGAAGAGAACAGTAAGTGTGTTCGCCGGTCCTCTCGACTGAAAATGACACAAAAGAAAGGTGCCAGAGGAAGACGGAGGAAAGCACTGGGCGCATCAGATGCGGGACAGCCAAATGATCGATGTTCCAATGTCTTCAAGAAACTTGGAGATAAACCATGTCAGAATTTGGCTGTCTTGAAAAAAGGAACCAAGAAATATGCCCCGAGAGTGAAGAAAGACAAGCCTTCTGTCTCCGAAACAATCAAAACTGTGACCGCAGCATTTTTTCCTGTGCAAATCGAGCACAACTATGGGCGTTTTCTTGACTCGCAAAGTAAGGAGATCACGTTACCCCAACCTGAGAAAAACCATGTGGCCAACATAGTTGATTTGCAAACGGAACTTCCTAACAGTTGCCCACGAGCGAGCAAAGGATCAGTTGAAGAGCACAAGGAGCTGCCAACAGACCCTATTGAGAAAATTACTGTGAGTTTGGATGCAAAAGTAGATGTGATGGCAAAGTCGCCTCCACCTCTAGAAGCACTTTTCAAAGTCATCCAAGAGACCAGCATTACGAAGCACGCGTTCACTAGTAAAGACATCTCCGATTTGGATGAGCTAGAGGTGGTAAATACATGTTCCCTACAAGAAAATGTACAAAGCACCGAAATATCAGATGTGGCGAAAGTGTTTCTCCTAGACTCTGAAATATTTCTTGATGATGATAATGAGATTGAACATTGTGTCGTTGAGATTGAAACCAATGAGGATTTGGAAAGCGACTCCATCAAGGACCAGCTCTCTGCTACAAACGTTAAGGATGAAACGCTAAATAAAGAAACAACCGAAACTGTGATAGGTAAGGAGATTACCTCTTCGCCCCAGAAAAATGTGACAGACTCCTCAGAAGGGCTTCCGAAAAAGCAAGCAATGAACCCACAGGCTCGGACGAAGGCGCGTATTGCCGCCCTGGCTGAGGAGAGGGCGGCTGCTGCCAAGAGACCCCCACCACGACAGCTCAACCTCTTAGCGCTCTGCGAAGAAATCGCTGACGATATCGCCTCTGATGCCCCAGCAGGTTCGGATGAGAAAGAAGGTGAGCAAGAAAAGGAGGTGAGTGAGCCTATGGAGGGAAGTGAAACAGAAAGCGAAACAAAAGAAGTGATGTCGCCAACTGTCTCCGAAAAAACAGAGACCCCTGAGCCCCAACCCAATGATGGCACGCCCAAAAAGCGCTTTTTCCTCAGCCAAGTGTCGCTGCCTATCAAATCCCAGGAGAAGAAATTGACCCGATATCAGAGGCTGAGGCAGGTGGAAATTCAGAGAGATAAACTAACCTGGACCTGTGTTAAGAAGCTGAAGTCCGATCAGGTGAGCCAGGCTTCCTCCCTCAAGGAGCCCGAAACTGTCTCGCATTCACCGAGCCAGGCCGCCACCCCTGCTCAGCCTCCTGTCCCAGAGAGTGTGCCCAAAGTGGGCTCAAATGAACCCAGGCGTGCACTGCCTGCACAGGCACCCCCCATGCCTAATGGACTCACCAGCCCTAAACCCAGACCTGTGGTGGAGTATAAAACCTACACGCCCAGACGCAAGTATTCACCAGACGATTTTGAGCTAGACGGTCTTGAGGAAGAGAAGACCAAACCAGCAGTACCCAAAAATGAG GTCAAACCAGAACAGTCCTCTTCATCAGCTAAAGTACAGCTTAAACCATCAGTGCAGAAGAAACCATGTGCTCCCACTACTGCAG ATACTAAACCGAAACCCTCTCCCCAACAAGAACTTGCCCAGAAGAcacaaacagaaaacaacaacagcag TGAAAATTCTGGTGTTGAATATGTAGCAGAACAGCAGAAAGAGGTCAAAAACGGTTCAAAACCTGAAATTGCAGCAGCACAAACCAGCaat GATGCTGGTCAGAAGGCGTTTGGTGCGGTGATGTGTAACGTGTGTGGGATGCTGTACTCTCCTACCAGcccagaggatgaatctcaacaCCTCCTCTTCCACAATCAGTTCATCAGTGCTGTCAAATATGTG GGCTGGAAGAAAGAGAGAATTCTAGGAGAGTATCCAGATGGCAAGATCATTCTTGTACTCCCTGACGACCCAAAGTACGCACTAAAAAAG gttGAGGAGATCAGGGAAATGGTGGACAATGACTTGGGCTTCCAACAAGTGGAGACCAAGGTCCCTTCACAGAGCAAAACCTTCCTTTTCATTTCAAACGATAAGAAAGTAGCAGGCTGCCTTATCGCCGAGCACATCCAAGAG GGCTACAGGGTTATAGAGGAGTCTGTGTCGGAGGGATCGGAAGGAGAGAAGGTGATGTTTGAGCGTCAGAGGGCCTGGTGCTGCTCTACGGTTTCTGAACCGGCACTCTGCGGCATCAGCCGCATCTGGGTGTTCAGTATGATGAGACGGAGAGGCATCGCGTCACGCATGATTGAGTGCCTCAG gAATAATTTTATCTATGGGTCTCATCTAAGTAAAGATGAAATCGCTTTCTCAGATCCCACGCCTGACGGAAAACTTTTCGCCACACATTACTGTGGAACCTCTAAGTTTCTGGTCTACAACTTTGTCAGTGGCAATCGCTCAACCTGA
- the LOC127634715 gene encoding N-acetyltransferase ESCO1-like isoform X2, protein MPGQKRRMSSSEPEIKKTRMDENIVASDKPGQIPQKKRGRPPKSKGLETLQSREENSKCVRRSSRLKMTQKKGARGRRRKALGASDAGQPNDRCSNVFKKLGDKPCQNLAVLKKGTKKYAPRVKKDKPSVSETIKTVTAAFFPVQIEHNYGRFLDSQSKEITLPQPEKNHVANIVDLQTELPNSCPRASKGSVEEHKELPTDPIEKITVSLDAKVDVMAKSPPPLEALFKVIQETSITKHAFTSKDISDLDELEVVNTCSLQENVQSTEISDVAKVFLLDSEIFLDDDNEIEHCVVEIETNEDLESDSIKDQLSATNVKDETLNKETTETVIGKEITSSPQKNVTDSSEGLPKKQAMNPQARTKARIAALAEERAAAAKRPPPRQLNLLALCEEIADDIASDAPAGSDEKEGEQEKEVSEPMEGSETESETKEVMSPTVSEKTETPEPQPNDGTPKKRFFLSQVSLPIKSQEKKLTRYQRLRQVEIQRDKLTWTCVKKLKSDQVSQASSLKEPETVSHSPSQAATPAQPPVPESVPKVGSNEPRRALPAQAPPMPNGLTSPKPRPVVEYKTYTPRRKYSPDDFELDGLEEEKTKPAVPKNEVKPEQSSSSAKVQLKPSVQKKPCAPTTADTKPKPSPQQELAQKTQTENNNSSENSGVEYVAEQQKEVKNGSKPEIAAAQTSNDAGQKAFGAVMCNVCGMLYSPTSPEDESQHLLFHNQFISAVKYVGWKKERILGEYPDGKIILVLPDDPKYALKKVEEIREMVDNDLGFQQVETKVPSQSKTFLFISNDKKVAGCLIAEHIQEVS, encoded by the exons ATGCCAGGTCAGAAAAGGAGGATGTCATCTTCTGAACCTGAAATTAAGAAGACAAGGATGGATGAAAACATTGTGGCATCAGATAAACCTGGTCAGATACCTCAGAAGAAGAGGGGAAGACCTCCTAAGAGCAAAGGTTTGGAAACGTTGCAATCGAGGGAAGAGAACAGTAAGTGTGTTCGCCGGTCCTCTCGACTGAAAATGACACAAAAGAAAGGTGCCAGAGGAAGACGGAGGAAAGCACTGGGCGCATCAGATGCGGGACAGCCAAATGATCGATGTTCCAATGTCTTCAAGAAACTTGGAGATAAACCATGTCAGAATTTGGCTGTCTTGAAAAAAGGAACCAAGAAATATGCCCCGAGAGTGAAGAAAGACAAGCCTTCTGTCTCCGAAACAATCAAAACTGTGACCGCAGCATTTTTTCCTGTGCAAATCGAGCACAACTATGGGCGTTTTCTTGACTCGCAAAGTAAGGAGATCACGTTACCCCAACCTGAGAAAAACCATGTGGCCAACATAGTTGATTTGCAAACGGAACTTCCTAACAGTTGCCCACGAGCGAGCAAAGGATCAGTTGAAGAGCACAAGGAGCTGCCAACAGACCCTATTGAGAAAATTACTGTGAGTTTGGATGCAAAAGTAGATGTGATGGCAAAGTCGCCTCCACCTCTAGAAGCACTTTTCAAAGTCATCCAAGAGACCAGCATTACGAAGCACGCGTTCACTAGTAAAGACATCTCCGATTTGGATGAGCTAGAGGTGGTAAATACATGTTCCCTACAAGAAAATGTACAAAGCACCGAAATATCAGATGTGGCGAAAGTGTTTCTCCTAGACTCTGAAATATTTCTTGATGATGATAATGAGATTGAACATTGTGTCGTTGAGATTGAAACCAATGAGGATTTGGAAAGCGACTCCATCAAGGACCAGCTCTCTGCTACAAACGTTAAGGATGAAACGCTAAATAAAGAAACAACCGAAACTGTGATAGGTAAGGAGATTACCTCTTCGCCCCAGAAAAATGTGACAGACTCCTCAGAAGGGCTTCCGAAAAAGCAAGCAATGAACCCACAGGCTCGGACGAAGGCGCGTATTGCCGCCCTGGCTGAGGAGAGGGCGGCTGCTGCCAAGAGACCCCCACCACGACAGCTCAACCTCTTAGCGCTCTGCGAAGAAATCGCTGACGATATCGCCTCTGATGCCCCAGCAGGTTCGGATGAGAAAGAAGGTGAGCAAGAAAAGGAGGTGAGTGAGCCTATGGAGGGAAGTGAAACAGAAAGCGAAACAAAAGAAGTGATGTCGCCAACTGTCTCCGAAAAAACAGAGACCCCTGAGCCCCAACCCAATGATGGCACGCCCAAAAAGCGCTTTTTCCTCAGCCAAGTGTCGCTGCCTATCAAATCCCAGGAGAAGAAATTGACCCGATATCAGAGGCTGAGGCAGGTGGAAATTCAGAGAGATAAACTAACCTGGACCTGTGTTAAGAAGCTGAAGTCCGATCAGGTGAGCCAGGCTTCCTCCCTCAAGGAGCCCGAAACTGTCTCGCATTCACCGAGCCAGGCCGCCACCCCTGCTCAGCCTCCTGTCCCAGAGAGTGTGCCCAAAGTGGGCTCAAATGAACCCAGGCGTGCACTGCCTGCACAGGCACCCCCCATGCCTAATGGACTCACCAGCCCTAAACCCAGACCTGTGGTGGAGTATAAAACCTACACGCCCAGACGCAAGTATTCACCAGACGATTTTGAGCTAGACGGTCTTGAGGAAGAGAAGACCAAACCAGCAGTACCCAAAAATGAG GTCAAACCAGAACAGTCCTCTTCATCAGCTAAAGTACAGCTTAAACCATCAGTGCAGAAGAAACCATGTGCTCCCACTACTGCAG ATACTAAACCGAAACCCTCTCCCCAACAAGAACTTGCCCAGAAGAcacaaacagaaaacaacaacagcag TGAAAATTCTGGTGTTGAATATGTAGCAGAACAGCAGAAAGAGGTCAAAAACGGTTCAAAACCTGAAATTGCAGCAGCACAAACCAGCaat GATGCTGGTCAGAAGGCGTTTGGTGCGGTGATGTGTAACGTGTGTGGGATGCTGTACTCTCCTACCAGcccagaggatgaatctcaacaCCTCCTCTTCCACAATCAGTTCATCAGTGCTGTCAAATATGTG GGCTGGAAGAAAGAGAGAATTCTAGGAGAGTATCCAGATGGCAAGATCATTCTTGTACTCCCTGACGACCCAAAGTACGCACTAAAAAAG gttGAGGAGATCAGGGAAATGGTGGACAATGACTTGGGCTTCCAACAAGTGGAGACCAAGGTCCCTTCACAGAGCAAAACCTTCCTTTTCATTTCAAACGATAAGAAAGTAGCAGGCTGCCTTATCGCCGAGCACATCCAAGAGGTCAGCTGA
- the LOC127634716 gene encoding serine/threonine-protein kinase RIO3-like — protein MDQLEVSTKETKSPWGAPTLAPLPCSLADVMSEQLAKQLHEEGNPFPDPEFSTDLDLICAPETETSSDLILAKMLQMQFDREFDTQLRIEEKKFNGDSKVSISFENYRMVHPYEDSDSTEDEVDWQDTRHDPYRADKPTTTPKKGFVGKGKNITTKHDEEVCGRKNTARMDNFAPEVQVGDGIGMDLKLSNKVYNALKQHCQTEQRRSARLHEKKEHSTAEQAVDPRTRLMMFKMVNAGILESINGCISTGKESVVFHANGGRFEEKIVPEECVLKVFKTTLNEFRNRDKYIKDDYRFKDRFSKLNPRKIIHLWAEKEMHNLTRIKKAGIPCPEVVILKKHILVMSFIGHDHVPAPKLKDVMLNSEDMQKAYYQVLNMMQRLYQDCNLVHADLSEYNMLWHDGQVWFIDVSQSIEPTHPHGLEFLFRDCRNVATFFQKAGVEEALNVFELFNTVSGLQINSDNEADFLAKIEALEKRNEDHVQKSSKKIFTGTSDGSPPQLNTDDDDD, from the exons ATGGATCAACTTGAAGTATCTACAAAAGAGACAAAG AGCCCTTGGGGTGCTCCCACCCTGGCACCGTTACCCTGCTCTCTGGCTGATGTTATGAGTGAGCAGCTGGCCAAACAGCTGCATGAGGAGGGCAACCCTTTCCCAGACCCAGA GTTCAGTACTGATCTGGACCTCATCTGCGCTCCTGAAACGGAAACGTCCAGCGATCTGATTCTGGCCAAGATGCTGCAGATGCAGTTTGATCGTGAGTTTGATACGCAGCTGCGCATAGAGGAGAAGAAGTTCAATGGAGACAGCAAAG TCTCCATATCCTTTGAGAACTACCGCATGGTTCATCCATATGAGGACAGTGACAGCACTGAGGATGAGGTGGACTGGCAAGACACTCGCCATGACCCGTACAGAGCTG ATAAACCAACAACCACCCCCAAAAAAGGCTTTGTTGGGAAAGGCAAGAACATCACCACCAAACACGATGAGGAGGTCTGTGGACGGAAGAACACAGCACGCATGGACAAT TTTGCTCCAGAGGTGCAGGTGGGAGATGGGATCGGCATGGACCTGAAGCTCTCCAATAAGGTGTACAACGCTCTGAAACAACACTGTCAAACAGAACAGCGCCGCAGCGCTCGACTGCATGAGAAGAAGGAGCACTCGACTGCT GAACAAGCTGTTGACCCCAGAACCAGACTGATGATGTTCAAAATGGTGAATGCTGGGATACTGGAGAGCATTAATGGCTGTATCAGCACAGGAAAAGAGTCGGTGGTGTTCCATGCTAATGGAGGACG CTTTGAAGAGAAGATCGTTCCAGAGGAGTGTGTGCTCAAAGTTTTCAAGACTACCCTGAACGAGTTTAGGAACAGGGACAAATACATCAAGGATGACTACCGCTTCAAAGACCGCTTCAGCAAGTTGAATCCTCGCAAAATTATCCACCTGTGGGCAGAGAAGGAGATGCACAATCTCACCAG GATAAAGAAAGCAGGGATCCCGTGCCCAGAGGTGGTGATACTGAAGAAGCACATCCTTGTGATGTCATTCATTGGCCACGACCACGTGCCTGCACCTAAATTGAAGGATGTCATGCTGAACTCTGAAGATATGCAAAAAGCATATTATCAAGTTCTAAAC ATGATGCAGCGACTCTATCAAGACTGTAACCTGGTTCACGCTGATTTGAGTGAATACAACATGCTTTGGCATGATGGACAG GTTTGGTTCATTGATGTGAGCCAGTCCATAGAGCCCACTCACCCTCACGGTCTGGAGTTCCTCTTCCGGGACTGTCGGAACGTGGCCACA TTTTTCCAGAAAGCTGGTGTGGAGGAAGCTCTGAATGTATTCGAGCTGTTCAACACTGTGTCTGGACTGCAGATCAACAGTGATAATGAGGCTGATTTCTTAGCCAAG ATTGAAGCCCTGGAGAAAAGAAACGAAGACCATGTGCAAAAGTCTAGCAAGAAAATCTTCACTGGCACTAGTGATGGCAGCCCACCCCAATTaaatactgatgatgatgatgattaa